A stretch of DNA from Erwinia aphidicola:
GCCTGAAGTGCGCTTTATCGCAGCACAAGGCGAAACAGATGCCTTAGAGGTTATTGCATGAAAGACAACACCGTACCGTTAACGCTGGTTGGTATTCTGGCAGACGGCGAGTTCCATTCTGGTGAGCAGCTGGGCGAGCAGCTGGGCATGAGCCGCGCGGCAATCAATAAGCATATTCAAACCCTGAAAGAGTGGGGCATTGATGTCTTCACCGTGACCGGCAAAGGCTATAGCCTGCCCTCGGCCATGCAGTTATTGAATGAACAGGCCATTAATGCCCGGCTGGATAACGGGCGCCTGGCGGTCATCCCAGTGATTGATTCCACTAACCAGTATCTGCTCGATCGCATGGATACGCTGCAATCTGGCGACGCCTGCGTAGCCGAATATCAGCAGGCTGGACGTGGTCGCCGAGGTCGTCAGTGGTTTTCACCCTTTGGCTCTAACCTCTATCTGTCTATGTACTGGCGTCTTGAACAGGGTCCGGCGGCTGCCATGGGGCTGAGCCTGGTGATTGGGATTGTGCTGGCGGAGGCGTTACAGGAGCAGGGCGCGCCCGATATTCGCGTGAAATGGCCGAATGATATCTATCTGGACGATCGTAAACTGGCCGGTATCCTCGTTGAATTGACGGGAAAAACGGGTGATGCTGCGCAGATCGTGATTGGCGCCGGAATTAACCTGGCCATGCGCGCACCCGCTGCAGACGTCATCAATCAGGGCTGGATCAACCTGCAGGAAGCCGGAGTAAACGTTGATCGTAACGCGCTCTCTGCGCTGATCGTCAATAAAATGCGCACCGCACTGGTCGAGTTTGAGCAGGAGGGGCTGGCACCGTTTATCGAGCGCTGGGCGCGGCTCGATAACTTTATTAACCGGCCGGTAAAACTGTTGATTGGCGATCGGGAAATATTCGGCATTGCCAGAGGTATTGACCAGCAGGGTGGCTTGATTCTGGAACAGGATGGCGTCAGAAAGTCCTGGGTTGGCGGGGAAATATCGCTGCGACCGCAGAGTTAAAAAAAGGGCCTCAGGCCCTTTTTTTATTTGCGTAATCTGACAAGGTCAACCGCATGACCGATGCTCTTGGTCATTATCAGGCTGGCACGCTCGCGCGTAGGCAGAATGTTTTCCTTCAGATTCAGGTAGTTGATCTCTTTCCACAGCTGGCTGGCGACACCTACCGCCTCGTCTTCAGGTAGCTGTGCATAGTGGTGGAAATAAGAGTCGGGATCGGTAAACGCGCCCTGACGGAATTTCAGGAAACGATTGATATACCAATGCTCTAATAAATCTTCCGGCGCATCGACATAGATCGAGAAATCAACGAAGTCTGAAACAAATACGTGATGCGGATCGTGGGGATAATCCATTCCACTCTGCAATACATTCAAACCTTCCAGAATCAAAATATCCGGCTGCTTAACGACTTTATCCCCATCCGGAATCACATCATAAATCAGATGCGAATAGACCGGCGCAGTGACCTGTGCAGCACCAGATTTCAGGTCGGAAACAAAGTTCACCAGGCGGTGCATGTCATAAGAGAGGGGAAAGCCCTTTTTCTTCATCAGGCCGCGCTCTTTCAGCACCGCATTCGGATGGAGAAAACCATCAGTGGTGATCAATTCGACCCGACGATGCTCCGGCCAGCGGCTGAGTAAAGCCTGCAGCACGCGCGCTGTCGTGCTTTTCCCGACCGCGACGCTGCCTGCAATGCTGATGATATAAGGGATCTTCTGTCCTTTGGTGCCGAGGAACTGCTCCAGCACCGTCTGACGACGCGAATTTGAACTGATATAGAAATTCAACAGACGAGACAAAGGCAGATAAATCTCCGCCACTTCTTCCATGGAGAGATCTTCGTTAATGCCTTTCAGACGGGCAATCTCGTCTTCAGAAAGGGTCATTGGCACCGAATCACGCAGCGCAGCCCACTGGGAGCGATTGAACTGGAGGTAAGGCGTAGTTAACAAGGAATCTTTTTTGCTCATATGCGTGCTTCTGCCAGCAATTAATGCCCTTCGATAGGTTCGCCTGTTAATCACAGTGAATGGCACCACTGCCAGGCTGGCGTACTAAGGGAAATTTCATCAAACAATGGGCGGAGGGTATCACCAGACGGGGATGAATAAGAAGGAAAAAAGATGCTCAGCGGATGCAAACGTAACCGTACCCGCATTAATGATAATTTTAGCTGGCAATTGCAGGGGCAATGCGCACAGGGCCGCACAGAACAAAAATAAACCAACGGTTGGCAAATCACATGCTGCCGGCGCAATTTCCTGCGAAAAGTTTTATCGCAGAGAACACTCTGTGGTGAGGTGATAAACGTCAGAACTGATGTTTCTTTAAACGAAATGACTGTGCAACAGCGCCATTTTGAGTAGAATTGCACAAATAGTAAGCGTAAGAACATTTATCGCAATTTTTTTGTTGCATACTGCGCCCGGTCTTCCTAGAATGCGCACCACTTGATGCCGGCTTAGCTCAGTTGGTAGAGCAACTGACTTGTAATCAGTAGGTCACCAGTTCGATTCCGGTAGCCGGCACCATCAAGTAACGAAATACCCCAGGTGGGGTTCCCGAGCGGCCAAAGGGAGCAGACTGTAAATCTGCCGTCATCGACTTCGAAGGTTCGAATCCTTCCCCCACCACCATTTCGACCCAGCTTTCAGGGGTTGAGACCAGAAGAGAGAATCATCACTCGACTGGGAAGATGGCTTCCTCCAAAAGGTTGTTCATCAAGATTTCCGACTGAGCTCAAGCACAGTCAAAGTCAGCAAGCTAATGCGGGTTGACTGGAGCAACGAAGAGGGCATCTTCTTAGTTGTTCAAGCTACAGACAGAACAGGTAGCCGAGTTCCAGGATGCGGGCATCGTATAATGGCTATTACCTCAGCCTTCCAAGCTGATGATGCGGGTTCGATTCCCGCTGCCCGCTCCAAGCCGTGCTGATATGGCTCAGTTGGTAGAGCGCACCCTTGGTAAGGGTGAGGTCCCCAGTTCGACTCTGGGTATCAGCACCACTTTCAAAATCTCCCTCCCTGCTTCTTTTCTCTGTACATTAAATTCAAAAAAATTCAACAATTCAGGCGATGCCTGGTTGATGTGGTGATATCACCGATTAATCCGTGTCTTAGAGGGACAAGCGATGTCTAAAGAAAAATTTGAACGTTCCAAACCGCACGTCAACGTTGGTACTATCGGCCACGTTGACCACGGTAAAACTACCCTGACTGCTGCTATCACCACCGTTCTGGCTAAAACCTACGGCGGTTCTGCTCGTGCGTTCGACCAGATCGATAACGCGCCAGAAGAAAAAGCACGTGGTATCACCATCAACACTTCTCACGTTGAATATGACACCCCAACTCGCCACTACGCGCACGTTGACTGCCCAGGCCACGCCGACTATGTGAAAAACATGATCACCGGTGCTGCTCAGATGGACGGCGCGATCCTGGTTGTTGCTGCGACTGATGGCCCAATGCCACAGACTCGTGAGCACATCCTGCTGGGTCGTCAGGTAGGCGTTCCTTTCATCATCGTGTTCATGAACAAATGTGACATGGTTGATGACGAAGAGCTGCTGGAGCTGGTAGAAATGGAAGTGCGTGAGCTGCTGTCTGCTTACGATTTCCCTGGTGATGACCTGCCAATCGTGCGCGGTTCTGCACTGAAAGCCCTGCAGGGCGAAGCTCAGTGGGAAGAGAAAATCATCGAACTGGCTGGTTACCTGGATAGCTACATCCCAGAGCCAGAGCGTGCGATTGACAAGCCATTCCTGCTGCCTATCGAAGACGTATTCTCCATCTCCGGCCGTGGTACTGTTGTGACCGGTCGTGTAGAGCGCGGTATCGTTAAAGTGGGTGAAGAAGTTGAGATCGTGGGTCTGAAAGACACCGTGAAATCTACCTGTACCGGCGTTGAAATGTTCCGTAAGCTGCTGGACGAAGGTCGTGCAGGTGAGAACTGTGGTATCCTGCTGCGCGGTATTAAGCGTGAAGACGTTGAGCGCGGCCAGGTTCTGGCTAAGCCAGGCTCAATCAAGCCACACACCAAGTTCGAGTCAGAAGTTTATATTCTGTCTAAAGAAGAAGGCGGCCGTCATAGCCCATTCTTCAAAGGTTACCGTCCACAGTTCTACTTCCGTACAACTGACGTGACCGGTACCATCGAACTGCCAGAAGGCGTTGAGATGGTCATGCCAGGCGACAACATCAAACTGGTTGTTGAACTGATCAAACCAATCGCAATGGACGACGGTCTGCGTTTCGCAATTCGCGAAGGCGGCCGTACCGTTGGTGCGGGTGTTGTTGCTAAAGTTATCGCTTAATCGCTGATAATATTTGACGCAATGCACATGGAAAGGGCATCATTTGATGCCCTTTTTGCACGCTGTAACATAGAACCTGACTCATCAGTGATTTTTTCGACCATAATCATTGCTGAGGCAGGCTCTGTAGCACGGCGTTAAGCCAATAGTTTTCAAGCTACGGCTTGGGATTAAAGGATATGCCGAGTTAAGCCTAACAGCATTATTCGGTTCGGTTGCCTCGTCTTTCGGGGCAAAAGTGTTTCTGATTTATTGTGGCAGGTTGGTTTATGAGTGCTAATACCGAAGCTCAAGGAAGCGGGCGCGGCCTGGAAACGATGAAGTGGTTAGGTGTAGCCGTCCTTCTGGCCGTGGCTATCGCCGGCAACTACTACTATCGTGAAGTAACATTACCTCTGCGTGCCCTGGCTGTCGTTGTTCTGATGGCTGCAGCAGCTGGCATTGCCCTGCTGACCACCAAAGGTAAAGCAACGTTGGCTTTCGCCCGTGAAGCGCGCACTGAAGTTCGTAAGGTCATCTGGCCTACTCGTCAGGAAACGTTGCACACCACGTTAATCGTTGCCGCGGTCACTGCCGTGATGTCACTGATTTTGTGGGGACTGGATGGAATTCTGGTTCGTCTGGTATCGTTTATCACTGGCCTGAGGTTCTGAGATGTCTGAAGCTCCAAAGAAGCGCTGGTACGTCGTTCAGGCGTTTTCCGGTTTTGAAGGCCGTGTAGCACAATCGCTGCGCGAGCATATCAAGTTACATAACATGGAAGAGCTGTTTGGCGATGTCATGGTTCCGACTGAAGAAGTGGTTGAGATCCGTGGTGGCCAGCGTCGCAAGAGCGAGCGTAAGTTCTTCCCAGGCTACGTGCTGGTACAGATGGTAATGAACGATGCAAGCTGGCACCTGGTGCGCAGCGTGCCGCGTGTCATGGGCTTCATCGGTGGTACGTCTGACCGTCCGGCACCGATCAGCGACAAAGAAGTTGACGCGATTATGAACCGCCTGCAGCAGGTGGGTGATAAGCCACGTCCGAAAACCATGTTTGAGCCAGGTGAAATGGTGCGCGTGAGCGATGGTCCATTTGCTGACTTCAACGGCGTGGTCGAAGAAGTTGACTACGAGAAAAGCCGCCTGAAAGTGTCTGTTTCCATCTTTGGCCGTGCAACACCGGTTGAACTGGACTTCGGCCAGGTCGAGAAAGGCTGATAAAAAAGTAACCGATCGCCTGCATCAGGTGGTTGCGAGAGGCGCGAAATTGCACTATAATTTCGCGCCTTTTGTTTTTATGCGCTGCTAAAAGCGTGTGAAAAATTTAATCACGGGGAGCTCCACCAGGAGCGTTATTACCCAATAGAGGAATTATCATGGCGAAGAAAGTACAAGCCTACGTTAAGCTGCAGGTTGCAGCTGGTATGGCAAACCCAAGTCCTCCGGTTGGTCCAGCACTGGGTCAGCAAGGCGTTAACATCATGGAATTCTGTAAAGCGTTTAACGCCAAAACAGAATCCCTGGAGAAAGGTCTTCCAACACCAGTTGTGATCACCGTTTACTCTGACCGTTCTTTCACCTTCGTTACCAAAACCCCTCCTGCAGCAGTACTGCTGAAGAAAGCGGCTGGTATTAAGTCTGGTTCTGGCAAGCCGAACAAAGACAAAGTAGGTAAAGTATCGCGTGCTCAGGTACGTGAAATCGCAGAAACCAAAGCTGCGGACATGACTGGTGCTGATATTGAAGCGATGACTCGCTCAATTGAAGGTACTGCTCGTTCCATGGGCCTGGTAGTAGAGGACTAAGAAATGGCTAAGCTGACCAAGCGCATGAGCGTGATCCGCGACAAAGTTGATGCAACTAAACAGTATGACATCAACGAAGCTGTTGCTCTGCTGAAAGAACTGGCTACTGCCAAGTTCGTTGAAAGCGTTGACGTAGCGGTAAACCTGGGCATTGATGCTCGTAAATCTGACCAGAACGTTCGCGGTGCAACTGTACTGCCACACGGTACTGGCCGTTCCGTTCGCGTTGCCGTATTTGCCCAGGGCGCAAACGCTGAAGCTGCTAAAGCAGCCGGCGCTGAGCTGGTAGGTATGGAAGATCTGGCTGACCAGATCAAGAAAGGCGAAATGAACTTCGACGTTGTTATTGCATCTCCAGATGCAATGCGCGTTGTTGGCCAGCTGGGTCAGGTTCTGGGCCCACGCGGTCTGATGCCAAACCCGAAAGTGGGTACTGTAACCCCTAACGTTGCTGAAGCGGTTAAGAACGCTAAAGCGGGTCAGGTTCGTTACCGTAACGACAAAAACGGTATCATCCATACCACCATTGGTAAGGTTGACTTCGATACCGATAAGCTGAAAGAAAACCTGGAATCCCTGCTGGTTGCGCTGAAAAAAGCAAAACCTTCTCAGGCGAAAGGCGTTTTCATCAAGAAAGTTAGCATCTCCACCACTATGGGTGCAGGTGTTGCAGTTGATCAGGCTGGCCTGAACGCTGCTGCTAACTAATCAGCTTTACGCGGGCGAAATTTTCATCTAGAATCTTACGCCCGTTGTTCTGTAAATATACAGAACCCGAATTTTTAGGTTGGAGCCAGGCCTATCCTGGCCTCCGTCCAAGACCGCAGGTGTTTCGTAAGAAACTTAATCTCCTGCGTAGACGGTGACAGAGCCAAAAGAATATTTTTATAGTCTTTGCTGGATTCTGCTCACCGTGTTTTAGCGCCTGTCCGTGGTAACGCGGTTCAGGTGAAGTGAGTTCCGGGGAAATCCATCCCCGGCCAAAAATCCAGGAGCACAAGCTAATGGCCTTAAATCTTCAAGACAAACAAGCGATTGTTGCTGAAGTCAGCGAAGTAGCCAAAGGCGCGCTGTCTGCGGTAGTTGCGGATTCTCGTGGCGTTACCGTAGACAAAATGACCGAACTGCGTAAAGCAGGACGTGCAGCTGGCGTATACATGCGTGTTGTTCGTAACACCCTGCTGCGCCGCGTCGTTGAAGGTACTCAGTTTGAGTGCCTGAAAGACACGTTCACCGGTCCTACCTTGATTGCATACTCTATGGAACACCCGGGCGCTGCTGCTCGTCTGTTCAAAGAGTTCGCGAAAGCGAATGCAAAATTTGAGGTTAAAGCTGCGGCCTTTGAAGGCGAGCTGATCAGTGCGGCTCAGATCGACCGCCTGGCAACTCTGCCAACTTACGATGAAGCAATCGCACGCCTGATGGCAACCATGAAAGAAGCCTCTGCTGGCAAACTGGTTCGCACTCTGGCTGCTGTACGCGATCAGAAAGAAGCAACTGCTGCTTAATAGCTGCACTGCTCTTCTTATCCGTATATTTGCTAACGTACAAAAAATTACTTTCTGAATTTAGGAACACGAAATGTCAATCACTAAAGACCAAATCATTGAAGGCGTTGCAGCTCTGTCTGTAATGGAAATCGTTGAACTGATCTCCGCTATGGAAGAGAAATTCGGCGTGTCAGCTGCTGCTGCTGTTGCAGGTCCTGCTGCTGCTGCTGAAGCTGTAGAAGAAAAAACTGAGTTCGACGTTGTACTGAAAGCTATCGGCGCTAACAAAGTTGCCGTGATCAAAGCAGTACGTGGCGCAACTGGTCTGGGCCTGAAAGAAGCCAAAGACCTGGTTGAGTCTGCACCTGCTGCCCTGAAAGAAGGCATCAGCAAAGACGACGCTGAAGCTCTGAAGAAAGCACTGGAAGAAGCTGGCGCAGAAGTTGAAGTTAAGTAAGCCAACCTTTCAGGTTGCAGCTTGATTAATCCTTCGGGGTGATTCAGGCTGATGGCTGGTGACTTTTTGGTCACCAGCCTTTTTGCGCTCTACAGCGTCAATGACATTTCACACTGTTTAGTCATTGATTAGCTTAATATCTTTCTCTATCGACGACTTAATATACTGCCACCCTGCATGGGCTCCCTGTCCAGAACGGCAATGAAATGATTTGAGCGTGATAGAAAGAGGTATTACAGAAGGCGATCTGCTTTCTGCACAATACAAAACAGCGTTGCATGAACTGTCCCCCCTGGACGGACAGAGAGGTTCTACTTTTCAGCGAGCTGAGGAACCCTATGGTTTACTCCTATACCGAGAAAAAACGCATTCGTAAGGATTTTGGAAAACGTCCACAAGTTCTGGACATTCCATATCTCCTTTCTATCCAGCTTGACTCGTTCCAGAAGTTCATCGAGCAAGATCCGGAAGGTCAATATGGTCTGGAAGCAGCATTCCGTTCCGTATTCCCGATCCAAAGCTATAGCGGTAATTCTGAGCTGCAGTACGTCAGCTACCGTTTAGGCGAACCAGTATTTGATGTTAAAGAGTGTCAGATTCGTGGCGTCACGTACTCTGCACCTCTGCGCGTAAAACTGCGCCTGGTGATCTACGAGCGCGAAGCGCCGGAAGGCACCGTTAAAGACATCAAAGAACAAGAAGTGTACATGGGTGAAATTCCACTCATGACAGATAACGGTACCTTTGTCATCAACGGTACAGAACGCGTTATCGTTTCTCAGCTGCATCGTAGTCCTGGTGTCTTCTTCGACAGCGATAAGGGTAAAACCCACTCGTCGGGTAAAGTGCTGTATAACGCACGTATCATCCCTTACCGTGGTTCATGGCTCGACTTCGAGTTTGACCCGAAAGACAACCTGTTTGTCCGTATTGACCGTCGCCGTAAACTGCCTGCGACCATCATTCTGCGCGCGCTGAATTACACCACTGAGCAGATCCTTGATCTGTTCTTCGAAAAAGTGGTTTATGAAATTCGCGACAACAAGCTGCAGATGGAGCTGGTTCCAGAGCGCCTGCGCGGTGAAACTGCGTCCTTCGACATCGAGTCGAACGGCACTGTTTACGTCGAAAAAGGTCGTCGCATTACTGCGCGTCATATTCGTCAGCTGGAAAAAGATAACATCCAGCACATCGAAGTTCCGGTTGAATACATCGCGGGTAAAGTCGTCGCTAAAGATTACATCGACGAAAGCACCGGCGAGCTGCTGATCGCGGCGAACATGGAGCTGTCGCTGGATCTGCTGGCTAAACTGAGCCAGTCCGGTCACAAGCGCATTGAAACTCTGTTCACCAACGATCTGGATCACGGCGCCTACATGTCTGAGACTGTACGCGTCGACCCAACCAGCGATCGCCTGAGCGCGCTGGTTGAGATCTACCGCATGATGCGTCCTGGTGAGCCACCAACGCGTGAAGCGGCAGAAAACCTGTTCGAGAACCTGTTCTTCTCTGAAGACCGCTACGATCTGTCCGCGGTTGGCCGTATGAAGTTCAACCGTTCTCTGCTGCGTGACGAGATCGAAGGTTCCGGTATCCTGAGCAAAGACGACATCATTCAGGTGATGAAGAAGCTCATCGGTATCCGTAACGGTATTGGCGAAGTGGATGATATCGACCACCTCGGCAACCGTCGTATCCGTTCCGTCGGCGAAATGGCAGAAAACCAGTTCCGTGTTGGCCTCGTGCGCGTAGAGCGTGCAGTGAAAGAGCGTCTGTCCCTGGGCGATCTGGATACCCTGATGCCACAGGACATGATCAACGCCAAGCCAATTTCTGCGGCAGTGAAAGAGTTCTTCGGCTCCAGCCAGCTGTCACAGTTTATGGACCAGAACAACCCGCTGTCTGAGATCACGCACAAGCGTCGTATCTCTGCACTCGGCCCGGGCGGTCTGACGCGTGAGCGTGCAGGCTTCGAAGTTCGAGACGTACACCCGACTCACTACGGTCGCGTATGTCCAATCGAAACGCCGGAAGGTCCAAACATCGGTCTGATCAACTCCCTCTCTGTGTACGCACAGACGAATGAGTACGGTTTCCTTGAAACCCCATATCGTCGCGTGCGCGAAGGTGTGGTGACCGACGAAATTCATTACCTCTCTGCTATTGAAGAGGGTAACTACGTTATCGCTCAGGCTAACACCAACCTCGACGACGAAGGTCACTTCGTGGACGATCTGGTGACTTGCCGTAGCAAAGGCGAATCAAGTCTGTTCAGCCGCGATCAGGTTGACTACATGGACGTTTCCACCCAGCAGGTGGTTTCCGTCGGTGCGTCACTGATCCCGTTCCTGGAACACGATGACGCCAACCGCGCATTGATGGGTGCAAACATGCAACGTCAGGCGGTTCCAACTCTGCGTGCTGATAAGCCGCTGGTTGGTACCGGTATGGAACGCGCGGTAGCGGTTGACTCCGGTGTAACCGCCGTAGCGAAACGTGGTGGTACCGTTCAGTACGTGGATGCATCCCGTATCGTTATCAAAGTTAACGAAGACGAAATGTACCCGGGCGAAGCCGGTATCGACATTTACAACCTGACCAAATACACCCGTTCTAACCAGAACACCTGCATCAACCAGATGCCTTGCGTGAACCTGGGTGAGCCAATTGAACGTGGTGATGTGCTGGCTGATGGTCCTTCAACCGACCTCGGCGAACTGGCACTCGGTCAGAACATGCGCGTCGCGTTCATGCCGTGGAACGGCTACAACTTCGAAGACTCCATCCTGGTCTCCGAGCGCGTGGTACAGGAAGATCGCTTCACAACAATCCACATCCAGGAACTGGCATGTGTGTCTCGTGACACCAAGCTGGGGCCGGAAGAGATCACTGCCGACATTCCTAACGTCGGTGAAGCTGCGCTCTCCAAACTGGATGAATCCGGTATCGTGTATATCGGTGCGGAAGTGACCGGTGGTGACATTCTGGTTGGTAAGGTAACGCCGAAAGGTGAAACCCAGCTGACGCCAGAAGAGAAACTGCTGCGTGCCATCTTCGGTGAGAAAGCGTCTGACGTTAAAGACTCTTCTCTGCGCGTACCAAACGGCGTGTCTGGTACCATTATCGACGTTCAGGTCTTCACCCGCGATGGCGTGGAAAAAGACAAACGTGCGCTGGAAATCGAAGAGATGCAGCTGAAGCAGGCGAAGAAAGACCTGTCTGAAGAGTTGCAGATCCTCGAAGCTGGCCTGTTCAGCCGCATCAAATACCTGCTGGTTGCTGGCGGTATTGAAGTGGACAAACTGGACAAGCTGCCACGCGACCGCTGGCTGGAACTTGGCCTGACCGACGAAGAGAAACAGAACCAGCTGGAACAGCTGGCTGAGCAGTACGATGAGCTGAAGCACGAGTTTGAGAAGAAACTTGAAGCGAAGCGCCGCAAAATCACTCAGGGCGATGACCTGGCACCGGGCGTGCTGAAAATCGTTAAAGTGTATCTGGCCGTTAAACGTCAGATCCAGCCTGGTGACAAGATGGCAGGTCGTCACGGGAACAAAGGTGTTATCTCCAAGATCAACCCGATCGAAGATATGCCATACGATGAGAACGGTACGCCGGTCGATATCGTACTGAACCCGCTGGGCGTACCATCACGTATGAACATCGGTCAGATTCTTGAAACCCACCTGGGTATGGCTGCGAAGGGCATTGGCGAGAAGATCAACGCTATGCTTAAGAAGCAGGAAGAAGTGTCCAAGCTGCGTGAGTTCATTCAGCGTGCTTACGATCTGGGTAGCGATCTGCGCCAGAAAGTTGACCTGAACACCTTCACCGACGACGAAGTGCTGCGTCTGGCAGAGAACCTGAAAAAAGGTATGCCAATCGCAACGCCAGTGTTTGACGGCGCGAAAGAGAGCGAAATCAAAGAGCTGTTACAGCTCGGCGGTCTGCCTTCTTCTGGTCAGATTACC
This window harbors:
- the rpoB gene encoding DNA-directed RNA polymerase subunit beta, whose translation is MVYSYTEKKRIRKDFGKRPQVLDIPYLLSIQLDSFQKFIEQDPEGQYGLEAAFRSVFPIQSYSGNSELQYVSYRLGEPVFDVKECQIRGVTYSAPLRVKLRLVIYEREAPEGTVKDIKEQEVYMGEIPLMTDNGTFVINGTERVIVSQLHRSPGVFFDSDKGKTHSSGKVLYNARIIPYRGSWLDFEFDPKDNLFVRIDRRRKLPATIILRALNYTTEQILDLFFEKVVYEIRDNKLQMELVPERLRGETASFDIESNGTVYVEKGRRITARHIRQLEKDNIQHIEVPVEYIAGKVVAKDYIDESTGELLIAANMELSLDLLAKLSQSGHKRIETLFTNDLDHGAYMSETVRVDPTSDRLSALVEIYRMMRPGEPPTREAAENLFENLFFSEDRYDLSAVGRMKFNRSLLRDEIEGSGILSKDDIIQVMKKLIGIRNGIGEVDDIDHLGNRRIRSVGEMAENQFRVGLVRVERAVKERLSLGDLDTLMPQDMINAKPISAAVKEFFGSSQLSQFMDQNNPLSEITHKRRISALGPGGLTRERAGFEVRDVHPTHYGRVCPIETPEGPNIGLINSLSVYAQTNEYGFLETPYRRVREGVVTDEIHYLSAIEEGNYVIAQANTNLDDEGHFVDDLVTCRSKGESSLFSRDQVDYMDVSTQQVVSVGASLIPFLEHDDANRALMGANMQRQAVPTLRADKPLVGTGMERAVAVDSGVTAVAKRGGTVQYVDASRIVIKVNEDEMYPGEAGIDIYNLTKYTRSNQNTCINQMPCVNLGEPIERGDVLADGPSTDLGELALGQNMRVAFMPWNGYNFEDSILVSERVVQEDRFTTIHIQELACVSRDTKLGPEEITADIPNVGEAALSKLDESGIVYIGAEVTGGDILVGKVTPKGETQLTPEEKLLRAIFGEKASDVKDSSLRVPNGVSGTIIDVQVFTRDGVEKDKRALEIEEMQLKQAKKDLSEELQILEAGLFSRIKYLLVAGGIEVDKLDKLPRDRWLELGLTDEEKQNQLEQLAEQYDELKHEFEKKLEAKRRKITQGDDLAPGVLKIVKVYLAVKRQIQPGDKMAGRHGNKGVISKINPIEDMPYDENGTPVDIVLNPLGVPSRMNIGQILETHLGMAAKGIGEKINAMLKKQEEVSKLREFIQRAYDLGSDLRQKVDLNTFTDDEVLRLAENLKKGMPIATPVFDGAKESEIKELLQLGGLPSSGQITLFDGRTGEQFERQVTVGYMYMLKLNHLVDDKMHARSTGSYSLVTQQPLGGKAQFGGQRFGEMEVWALEAYGAAYTLQEMLTVKSDDVNGRTKMYKNIVDGNHQMEPGMPESFNVLLKEIRSLGINIELEDE